One genomic window of Chelonoidis abingdonii isolate Lonesome George chromosome 5, CheloAbing_2.0, whole genome shotgun sequence includes the following:
- the LOC116817717 gene encoding C-X-C motif chemokine 11-like, with protein MKSLLRLSLLLLLAAVLVQGMPTSSRGRCLCITAGAPSIHPKHIAKVEIYGQSSSCQKIEVIVTLKESKQRKCLNSKSKQASRLIQKFLKRSN; from the exons ATGAAGTCTCTTCTTCGTCTCTCACTCCTGCTTCTTCTGGCTGCAGTTCTGGTGCAAG GAATGCCAACCTCCAGCAGAGGACGCTGTCTTTGCATAACAGCTGGTGCACCTTCAATCCACCCAAAACATATTGCAAAGGTTGAAATATATGGGCAAAGCAGCAGTTGTCAGAAAATCGAAGTGAT TGTCACACTGAAAGAGAGCAAGCAAAGAAAATGTCTGAACAGCAAATCCAAGCAAGCATCACGCCTGATACAG aaATTCTTGAAGAGAAGTAACTAA